One Mesorhizobium loti genomic window carries:
- a CDS encoding DGPFAETKE family protein, with the protein MRFMMLMIPGGYAEAAPDVRPGAEAVEGMMRYNEELKKAGVLLALDGLHPPSEGARVSFKGGKPAVTDGPFAEVKEVLGGYWVIDVRSREEAIEWARRCPAGENDQIEVRRVFEMSDFPEDVQKAAEGFSELMG; encoded by the coding sequence ATGCGGTTCATGATGCTGATGATCCCCGGCGGCTACGCGGAGGCGGCGCCCGATGTCAGGCCCGGCGCCGAAGCGGTGGAGGGGATGATGCGATACAATGAGGAGCTCAAGAAGGCCGGCGTGCTGCTGGCACTCGATGGGCTGCATCCGCCGTCCGAGGGCGCACGGGTCAGCTTCAAGGGCGGCAAGCCCGCTGTCACCGACGGCCCGTTCGCCGAGGTCAAGGAAGTGCTGGGCGGCTATTGGGTGATCGACGTGCGCTCGCGTGAAGAAGCCATCGAATGGGCCCGCCGCTGCCCCGCAGGCGAAAATGACCAGATCGAAGTTCGCCGCGTCTTTGAGATGAGCGATTTCCCCGAGGACGTCCAGAAGGCGGCGGAAGGCTTCAGCGAGCTGATGGGTTGA
- a CDS encoding RNA polymerase sigma-70 factor, ECF subfamily, whose amino-acid sequence MTATATIEAATIEAVWRIEQPKLTARLVRYLRDVGLAEEVAGDAFLLALERWPREGIPRNPAAWLTEVGRNRALDRLRRTTMIDGKHRELAIDLAALEREMPDIEAALDEDIDDDLLRLIFTACHPVLPAEQRAALALRLLGGLSTPEIARAFLVPEATVAQRIVRAKRALRDAAIPFETPRGEVRRERLAAVLEVVYLIFNEGYVATTGPDWLRADLCGEALRLGRSLAALMPDEPEVLGLMSLMELNASRFPARTGKAGEPILLLDQDRGRWNWSLIRRGLDGLNRAMTMTSAPGPYLLQAMIAACHSRAATAADTDWIAISAYYQALALAAPSPIVEINRAVAVGMAFGPAQGLAIVEALKDEPRLKDSHLLPTVRGDLLERLGRQAEARAAFRQAAGMTGNDRERALLLARAGD is encoded by the coding sequence TTGACGGCCACAGCCACCATCGAAGCGGCCACCATCGAAGCGGTTTGGCGGATCGAGCAGCCGAAGCTCACCGCCAGGCTGGTCCGTTATCTCAGGGATGTCGGGCTGGCCGAGGAGGTCGCCGGCGATGCCTTCCTGCTGGCGCTGGAGCGCTGGCCCCGGGAGGGCATCCCGCGCAACCCGGCCGCCTGGCTGACTGAGGTCGGCAGGAACCGGGCGCTCGACCGGCTGCGCCGCACCACCATGATCGACGGCAAGCACCGCGAACTGGCCATCGACCTCGCCGCGCTGGAGCGCGAGATGCCCGACATCGAGGCCGCACTCGACGAGGATATCGACGACGACCTTTTGCGGCTGATCTTCACCGCCTGCCATCCCGTCTTGCCGGCCGAGCAGCGCGCGGCACTCGCCCTGCGGCTGCTGGGCGGGCTGTCGACGCCTGAGATCGCCCGCGCCTTCCTGGTGCCCGAAGCCACAGTGGCCCAGCGCATCGTGCGCGCCAAGCGGGCGCTACGCGATGCCGCCATCCCGTTCGAGACCCCGCGCGGCGAGGTGCGGCGCGAACGCCTCGCCGCCGTGCTGGAGGTGGTCTATCTCATTTTCAACGAAGGCTATGTGGCAACCACCGGGCCGGATTGGCTGCGCGCCGATCTCTGCGGCGAAGCGCTGCGCCTCGGCCGCTCCTTGGCGGCGCTGATGCCTGACGAGCCCGAGGTGCTGGGGTTGATGTCACTGATGGAACTCAACGCCTCGCGCTTCCCCGCCCGCACCGGCAAAGCGGGCGAACCGATCCTGCTGCTCGACCAGGACCGCGGCCGATGGAACTGGTCCCTCATCCGGCGCGGCCTCGACGGCCTGAACCGTGCCATGACCATGACATCGGCACCCGGCCCCTATCTCCTGCAGGCGATGATCGCCGCCTGCCATAGCCGCGCGGCAACGGCCGCCGACACCGACTGGATCGCGATATCGGCCTATTACCAGGCGCTTGCCCTGGCGGCCCCCTCGCCCATCGTCGAAATCAACCGGGCGGTGGCCGTCGGCATGGCGTTCGGCCCGGCGCAGGGCCTCGCCATCGTCGAAGCGCTGAAGGACGAGCCGCGCCTGAAGGACTCGCATCTCCTGCCCACCGTGCGCGGCGATCTCCTGGAGAGACTGGGACGTCAGGCGGAAGCCCGCGCCGCGTTCCGCCAGGCCGCAGGAATGACTGGCAACGACAGAGAGCGTGCGCTGCTGCTGGCTCGCGCAGGTGACTAG
- a CDS encoding transporter, whose translation MPERAAPQSFLVSILPFMVMCVGMFIALLDIQIVASSLQDIGGGLSAAQDQIGWVQTSYLVAEIIVIPLSGWLTRVFSTRWLFTISAAGFTLASMLCGFAWSIESMIVFRALQGLLGASMIPTVFTSSFHYFQGPRRVYAAAVVGSIASIAPTLGPVIGGWITDTLSWHWLFYVNVIPGTIITILVALLVKIDKADPSLLKGADYIGIVLMAVSLGTAEYVLEEGSRWNWFDDATIRNGAFVAGITMVLFVIRSLTYAQPVVDFRAFGNRNFAIGCFLSFVTGIGIFATIYLTPLFLGYVRGYDALQTGLAVFSTGVASMIGVPVYIFLAKRFDTRWLMMFGLASFGASMWSFSAITSQWGAAELLIPQLFRGFPQVFAVAPSVNLGLGSLPPERLKYASGLFNTMRNLGGAVGIAICGAILNNRTNFHFLTIASHLTPQNEAAMRLVDNVALRYGQLPGAVADGHTASLKQLWALAYREASTMAYADAFLVIMVAFVLATALVPFLRNVTPKAPPPDAH comes from the coding sequence ATGCCCGAGCGCGCCGCCCCGCAATCCTTCTTGGTCAGCATCCTGCCGTTCATGGTGATGTGCGTGGGGATGTTCATCGCGCTGCTCGACATCCAGATCGTCGCCTCTTCGCTGCAGGACATTGGCGGCGGCCTGTCGGCCGCACAGGACCAGATTGGCTGGGTGCAGACCTCCTATCTGGTGGCGGAAATCATCGTCATCCCGCTGTCAGGCTGGCTGACAAGGGTGTTCTCGACACGCTGGCTGTTCACCATCTCGGCGGCCGGCTTTACGCTCGCCAGCATGCTGTGCGGCTTCGCCTGGAGCATCGAAAGCATGATCGTGTTCCGTGCGCTGCAGGGGCTGCTGGGCGCGTCGATGATCCCGACGGTGTTCACCTCGTCGTTCCACTATTTCCAGGGGCCGAGGCGGGTCTATGCGGCCGCGGTGGTCGGCAGCATCGCCTCGATCGCGCCGACGCTCGGGCCTGTCATCGGCGGCTGGATCACCGACACGCTGAGCTGGCACTGGCTGTTCTATGTCAACGTCATTCCGGGCACCATCATCACCATCCTCGTGGCATTGCTGGTCAAGATCGACAAGGCCGATCCGTCGCTGCTGAAGGGCGCCGACTATATCGGCATCGTGCTGATGGCGGTCAGCCTGGGCACGGCGGAATACGTCCTCGAGGAAGGTTCCCGCTGGAACTGGTTCGATGACGCAACCATCCGCAATGGCGCTTTCGTCGCCGGGATCACCATGGTCCTGTTCGTTATCCGCAGCCTGACCTATGCGCAGCCGGTGGTCGATTTCCGCGCCTTCGGCAACCGCAATTTCGCTATCGGCTGTTTTCTCTCTTTCGTCACCGGCATCGGCATATTCGCCACGATCTATCTGACGCCGCTGTTCCTGGGCTATGTCAGGGGCTACGACGCCTTGCAGACCGGGCTCGCGGTGTTTTCCACCGGTGTCGCCTCGATGATCGGCGTTCCCGTCTACATCTTTCTCGCCAAGCGCTTCGACACGCGCTGGCTGATGATGTTCGGGCTGGCCTCCTTCGGCGCCTCGATGTGGAGCTTTAGCGCCATCACCAGCCAGTGGGGCGCGGCAGAGCTTCTGATCCCGCAATTGTTCCGCGGCTTCCCGCAGGTCTTTGCGGTGGCGCCTAGCGTCAATCTCGGCCTTGGCAGCCTGCCGCCCGAACGGCTGAAATATGCCAGCGGCCTGTTCAACACGATGCGCAATCTCGGCGGCGCGGTCGGCATCGCCATTTGCGGCGCCATCCTGAACAATCGTACCAATTTCCATTTCCTGACCATCGCCTCGCATCTGACGCCGCAGAACGAGGCCGCGATGCGACTCGTCGACAATGTCGCGCTGCGCTATGGACAGTTGCCCGGCGCGGTGGCGGATGGTCATACCGCCTCGCTGAAGCAGTTGTGGGCACTGGCCTATCGCGAGGCCTCTACCATGGCCTATGCCGATGCGTTTCTGGTGATCATGGTCGCCTTCGTCCTCGCCACGGCGCTGGTGCCGTTCCTGCGCAACGTCACGCCGAAGGCGCCGCCTCCGGACGCCCATTGA
- a CDS encoding secretion protein, translated as MNKVLSAAELQPAQPSAVQIPAPAKSRRKPLVMLGAAIAIGVAGWYGFQWWQAGRFLVSTDDAYVGGNVTPLAPRVAGHIDQILVEDNQHVAAGQLIIRIDDRPFKAAVERAQAAVQQQQSALDNLRAQVSLQNSLIEQAEADLDAKSAAATFTTQDAQRYAVLASTKAGTQQDAQRSLAADSQAKASVAASRAGLAAARQQLDVLNTQIAEATAAVAAAKADLDTAELDLGFTQIRSPIDGLVGNRLAQVGTYVSPGSYLLTIVPETGLWVDANFKEDQLRSMADGQAATVYTDIAPDQPLKGHVTSLGPATGAIFSVIPAQNATGNFTKIVQRVPVRITIDPDQARKVALRPGLSTVVTVDTASR; from the coding sequence ATGAACAAGGTTCTCTCCGCCGCCGAGCTGCAGCCGGCGCAGCCATCGGCCGTCCAGATTCCCGCGCCCGCCAAAAGCCGCCGCAAGCCGTTGGTCATGCTGGGTGCCGCGATCGCGATCGGTGTTGCCGGCTGGTACGGCTTTCAGTGGTGGCAGGCCGGCCGCTTCCTCGTCTCGACCGATGACGCCTATGTCGGCGGCAATGTCACGCCGCTGGCGCCACGAGTCGCCGGGCACATCGATCAGATCCTCGTCGAGGACAACCAGCATGTCGCCGCCGGCCAGCTCATCATCCGCATCGACGACCGACCCTTCAAGGCGGCGGTGGAGCGTGCGCAGGCTGCCGTCCAGCAGCAGCAATCGGCCCTCGACAATCTCCGCGCCCAGGTCTCGCTGCAGAATTCGCTGATCGAACAGGCTGAGGCCGATCTCGATGCCAAGAGCGCTGCCGCGACTTTCACCACCCAGGACGCGCAACGCTATGCGGTGCTGGCCAGCACCAAGGCCGGCACGCAGCAGGACGCGCAGAGAAGTCTTGCCGCCGACAGCCAGGCCAAGGCGTCCGTTGCCGCCTCCCGCGCCGGGCTTGCAGCGGCCAGGCAGCAGCTCGATGTGCTCAACACGCAGATTGCGGAAGCGACGGCCGCTGTGGCAGCCGCCAAGGCCGATCTCGACACGGCTGAGCTCGATCTTGGCTTCACGCAGATCCGCTCGCCCATCGACGGCCTTGTCGGCAACCGGCTGGCACAGGTCGGCACCTATGTCTCGCCGGGCAGCTATCTCCTGACCATCGTGCCGGAGACAGGCCTGTGGGTCGACGCCAATTTCAAGGAGGACCAGTTGCGCAGCATGGCCGATGGCCAGGCGGCGACGGTCTATACCGACATTGCGCCCGACCAGCCGCTCAAGGGCCATGTCACCAGCCTGGGGCCGGCAACAGGGGCGATCTTCAGCGTGATCCCAGCGCAGAACGCCACAGGCAATTTCACCAAGATCGTCCAGCGCGTTCCCGTCCGCATCACCATCGACCCCGACCAGGCGCGGAAGGTCGCGCTGCGGCCGGGCCTCTCCACCGTCGTGACCGTCGATACCGCGTCGCGCTGA
- a CDS encoding transcriptional regulator: MVAKTSFESRPCPIARSLDDVGEWWSILLLRDAFQGLTRFDQFQKSLEIAPNILTRRLNSLVERGLFEKRAYCERPLRHEYVLTAKARDFRPVLLSLLAWGNKHLAPEGPSLVVVDKADGRWAEPVLVDRQTGRELDGEGFTMATAPRATERMRQRYRFSSEGTGLPLIDNVDQSREEARGK; the protein is encoded by the coding sequence ATGGTTGCCAAAACAAGCTTCGAATCCCGCCCGTGCCCCATCGCGCGCAGCCTTGACGATGTCGGCGAATGGTGGAGCATCCTGCTGCTCAGGGACGCCTTCCAGGGGCTGACGCGCTTCGACCAGTTTCAAAAGAGCCTGGAGATCGCGCCCAACATTCTGACGCGCCGGCTCAACAGCCTGGTCGAGCGCGGCCTGTTCGAAAAGCGCGCCTACTGCGAGCGGCCGCTGCGCCATGAATATGTGCTGACCGCCAAGGCGCGTGATTTCCGCCCGGTGCTGCTTTCGCTGCTCGCCTGGGGCAACAAGCATCTGGCGCCGGAAGGCCCGAGCCTTGTGGTGGTGGACAAGGCTGACGGGCGCTGGGCCGAGCCTGTGCTGGTCGACCGCCAGACCGGCAGGGAACTCGACGGCGAAGGCTTCACCATGGCGACGGCTCCCAGGGCCACCGAGCGCATGCGGCAGCGCTATCGCTTCAGCAGCGAAGGCACGGGCCTGCCGCTCATCGACAATGTCGATCAAAGCCGCGAAGAGGCGCGGGGCAAATGA
- a CDS encoding quinone oxidoreductase yields the protein MKAVQFSRFGGPEVLEVVDRPAPVPLAGEVLIRVHAAGINFFEVLMRADRYAVTPQLPMSPGVEVAGVVEAVGQGVDKALQGRRVAAPLFASQRPYGGYAEQVTIPADLAVPLPDEVSFEEATALMVQGLTALHLLRQSPAEGRTVLVPAAAGGVGSLLVQLAKAKGAVKVIAAAGGAGKIEHALSLGADAAVDYTNPDWPARVRALTGGEGADTVYDTVGGALTALSLPALAPGGELVFAALGRYRLAASDLEAMIGRNQSLRGFALLPLLSADVLRASLSELFQLAASGRLRVAIGGRFTLDQAGEAHRQLEERRAMGKMVLVADGLGY from the coding sequence ATGAAAGCCGTTCAATTCAGCCGCTTCGGCGGTCCCGAGGTGCTGGAGGTCGTCGACCGGCCGGCGCCAGTGCCGTTGGCCGGCGAGGTGCTGATCCGCGTTCACGCCGCCGGCATCAACTTCTTCGAGGTGCTGATGCGCGCGGACCGTTACGCGGTGACGCCGCAGCTGCCGATGTCTCCCGGCGTGGAAGTGGCGGGTGTCGTCGAGGCCGTCGGCCAAGGGGTGGATAAGGCGCTTCAGGGAAGGCGTGTCGCGGCGCCGCTGTTTGCCTCGCAACGTCCCTATGGCGGCTACGCGGAGCAGGTGACGATACCGGCCGATCTCGCCGTGCCGCTGCCGGACGAAGTCTCCTTCGAAGAAGCGACGGCGCTGATGGTGCAGGGGCTGACCGCCCTGCATCTGCTGCGCCAGAGCCCGGCGGAGGGCAGGACGGTGCTGGTGCCGGCCGCCGCTGGTGGCGTTGGTTCGCTGCTTGTCCAGCTGGCGAAGGCAAAGGGTGCGGTCAAGGTGATCGCCGCTGCCGGCGGCGCGGGAAAGATCGAGCATGCTCTGTCGCTCGGCGCTGATGCCGCCGTCGACTACACCAATCCGGATTGGCCCGCGCGCGTCCGCGCGCTGACAGGCGGGGAGGGCGCCGACACCGTCTACGACACGGTTGGCGGCGCGCTGACGGCGCTGTCGCTGCCGGCCTTGGCGCCCGGTGGCGAACTGGTGTTCGCGGCGCTCGGCCGGTATCGGCTCGCGGCGTCCGATCTGGAAGCCATGATCGGTCGCAACCAGTCGCTAAGAGGTTTTGCGTTGCTGCCGCTGCTGTCCGCGGATGTGCTGAGAGCCAGCCTGTCGGAACTGTTCCAGTTGGCCGCGAGCGGCCGGCTGAGGGTCGCAATTGGCGGCCGTTTCACGCTCGATCAGGCCGGCGAGGCGCACCGTCAGTTGGAGGAGCGCCGTGCGATGGGGAAGATGGTGCTGGTGGCTGACGGACTCGGTTACTGA
- a CDS encoding HxlR family transcriptional regulator has product MAGSPTKMPIKRLPMLPAERALKVIAGRWKAVILYHLFDGPRRLSALKTMMPGITQKVLIQQLREMEEHGLVSREIFAEVPARVEYSVTSLGLSLEPILLALCQWGQHHADELNEKHRLADCIIRPRQAQHAQLA; this is encoded by the coding sequence ATGGCCGGTTCGCCCACGAAAATGCCGATCAAGCGGCTGCCGATGCTGCCGGCCGAACGGGCGCTGAAGGTGATCGCCGGGCGCTGGAAGGCGGTCATTTTGTATCATCTCTTCGATGGTCCAAGGCGGCTGTCGGCGCTGAAGACGATGATGCCTGGCATCACCCAGAAAGTGCTGATCCAGCAGCTGCGCGAAATGGAGGAGCACGGCCTCGTCAGCCGCGAGATCTTCGCCGAAGTTCCCGCCCGCGTCGAATACTCAGTGACCAGCCTCGGCCTCAGCCTCGAGCCGATCCTGCTGGCGCTCTGCCAATGGGGCCAGCACCACGCGGACGAGCTGAACGAGAAGCACCGCCTCGCCGACTGCATCATCCGGCCACGGCAGGCCCAGCACGCGCAGCTGGCATAG
- a CDS encoding NADPH-dependent FMN reductase — protein MSKPKIAIIVGSTRAARFADIPTQWIAKIAKSHADIDVEVVDLRDFPLPFFDEVASSAWVPSTNEVAQRWQKKVAEFDGFIFTAAEYNHGPTAVLKNAIDYAANEWNKKPAGFVGYGSVGGARAVEQLRLHAVELQMAPVKSAVHIAWGDYLAVRQGEKKLEELEHLNQAATALVNDVAWWAKALKKARDADVLAEEVKAA, from the coding sequence ATGTCAAAGCCGAAAATCGCCATCATCGTCGGTTCGACGCGCGCCGCGCGCTTCGCCGATATCCCGACCCAATGGATCGCCAAGATCGCCAAGTCGCATGCCGATATCGACGTCGAGGTTGTCGACCTCAGGGACTTCCCGCTGCCCTTCTTCGACGAAGTCGCCTCTTCCGCCTGGGTGCCGTCGACCAACGAAGTGGCGCAGCGCTGGCAGAAGAAGGTTGCCGAATTCGACGGCTTCATCTTCACCGCCGCCGAATACAATCACGGCCCGACGGCCGTGCTGAAGAACGCCATCGACTACGCCGCCAATGAATGGAACAAGAAGCCGGCCGGCTTCGTCGGCTATGGCAGCGTCGGTGGCGCCCGCGCCGTCGAGCAGCTCCGTCTCCATGCCGTCGAACTGCAGATGGCGCCGGTCAAGTCCGCTGTCCACATCGCCTGGGGCGACTACCTTGCCGTCCGCCAGGGCGAGAAGAAGCTTGAAGAACTCGAGCACCTGAACCAGGCCGCCACGGCTCTTGTCAACGACGTTGCCTGGTGGGCCAAGGCGTTGAAGAAGGCGCGCGATGCCGACGTGCTTGCCGAAGAAGTCAAGGCAGCCTGA
- a CDS encoding transcriptional regulator, with amino-acid sequence MLLRHPHNTEDCRAISEILQRVGDKWTVLVVGKLGGGPLRFNELRAAVGGISQKMLTTTLRGLERDGFVTRTVFPTIPPRVDYELTELGHELLIPVSALGEWARRNTQRVREAREKFDGMHG; translated from the coding sequence TTGTTACTGAGGCACCCGCACAACACCGAAGACTGCCGCGCGATTTCGGAAATCCTGCAGCGCGTCGGCGACAAATGGACCGTGCTCGTGGTCGGCAAGCTTGGCGGCGGACCGCTGCGTTTCAACGAGCTACGCGCGGCTGTCGGCGGCATCTCGCAGAAGATGCTGACCACCACCTTGCGCGGACTGGAGCGCGATGGTTTCGTCACCCGCACCGTGTTTCCCACCATTCCGCCGCGCGTCGATTATGAACTGACCGAACTCGGTCACGAACTGTTGATCCCGGTCAGCGCGCTCGGCGAATGGGCGCGCAGAAACACGCAACGTGTGCGGGAGGCTCGCGAAAAATTCGATGGCATGCATGGCTGA
- a CDS encoding long-chain acyl-CoA thioester hydrolase: MVQYADGRPIGDLTLRTLAMPSDANAAGDIFGGWVMAQMDLACGIRAAERARGRVVTAAVKEMSFAKPMKVGDTLCIYTHVERVGRTSMTLKVEAWAQRYLSDLMEKVTHADFVMVALDGEGKPKAVPAEG; the protein is encoded by the coding sequence ATGGTGCAATACGCGGATGGACGGCCGATCGGAGATCTGACGCTGCGCACGCTGGCCATGCCTTCGGACGCCAACGCGGCCGGCGATATTTTCGGCGGCTGGGTGATGGCGCAGATGGACCTTGCCTGCGGCATCCGCGCCGCCGAGCGCGCCCGGGGCCGAGTGGTGACGGCGGCGGTCAAGGAGATGTCCTTCGCCAAGCCGATGAAGGTCGGCGACACGCTGTGCATCTACACCCATGTCGAACGCGTCGGCCGCACCTCGATGACGCTGAAGGTCGAGGCCTGGGCGCAGCGCTATCTCTCCGACCTGATGGAGAAGGTCACCCACGCCGATTTCGTCATGGTGGCGCTGGACGGCGAGGGCAAGCCGAAGGCGGTTCCGGCCGAGGGCTGA
- a CDS encoding phosphoribosylaminoimidazole-succinocarboxamide synthase gives MRTLSDAFIPELPGYYKGKVRENYDLADGRRIIIATDRLSAFDIILTSIPFKGEILTQTARYWFEETADICPNHVLEYPDPNVVVGTRLDILPVEIVVRGYLAGTTSTSILTRYRRGERDMYGMRLPDGLRDNEKLAAPVITPTSKAADGAHDEPLSKAEIIEQGLLTQAQWATVSDYALKLFARGQARAAERGLILADTKYEFGTDRNGTIILADEIHTPDSSRYWVAASYEQALANGTRPESFDKDFIRSWVAARCDPYKDPIPRIPDEIVEQASRIYAQAYEAITGKAFVPDVSGDTVLDRIRSNLARYF, from the coding sequence ATGCGGACCCTGTCGGATGCCTTCATTCCCGAACTGCCGGGCTATTATAAGGGCAAGGTCCGCGAAAATTACGATTTGGCGGACGGGCGGCGCATCATCATCGCCACCGACCGTCTCAGCGCCTTCGACATCATCCTGACCTCGATCCCGTTCAAGGGCGAGATACTCACCCAGACAGCACGCTACTGGTTCGAGGAAACCGCCGATATCTGCCCAAACCATGTGCTCGAATATCCCGACCCGAATGTCGTCGTCGGCACGAGGCTCGACATCCTGCCGGTCGAGATCGTCGTGCGCGGCTATCTGGCCGGCACCACCAGCACCTCGATCCTGACCCGCTATCGTCGCGGCGAGCGCGACATGTACGGGATGCGCCTGCCGGATGGCCTGCGCGACAATGAGAAGCTGGCCGCGCCGGTCATCACGCCGACGAGCAAAGCGGCGGATGGCGCCCATGATGAGCCGCTGTCCAAGGCAGAGATCATCGAGCAGGGCCTGCTCACGCAGGCGCAGTGGGCCACCGTTTCGGACTATGCTTTGAAGCTGTTCGCCCGCGGCCAGGCGCGCGCGGCCGAGCGCGGCCTGATCCTCGCCGACACGAAATACGAATTCGGCACCGACAGGAACGGCACGATCATCCTGGCCGACGAAATCCATACGCCCGACTCCAGCCGCTACTGGGTCGCCGCGAGCTACGAACAGGCGCTGGCAAACGGCACGCGGCCGGAGAGTTTCGACAAGGATTTCATCCGCTCATGGGTGGCGGCGCGCTGCGATCCCTACAAGGATCCGATCCCCAGGATTCCCGACGAGATCGTCGAACAGGCCTCGCGTATCTATGCGCAGGCCTACGAGGCGATCACGGGCAAGGCATTCGTCCCTGACGTTTCCGGGGATACGGTTCTCGATCGCATCCGCTCGAACCTCGCGCGCTACTTCTAA
- a CDS encoding alcohol dehydrogenase, producing the protein MQIYDFIIVGSGSAGSVLADKLSASGRFSVLVLEAGGTDRRFYVQMPLGYGKTFFDPAVNWNYKTEADPGLGGNVDHWPRGKLLGGSSSINAMVWIRGAREDFDDWRAAGNPGWGYDDLLPAFKALEDNEAGADKWRGTGGPLHISETANAVHPLTKRYLAAGQQAGLPLNSDFNGAAQEGVGTYQISTKNGRRMSAARAFLRPAMKRANVRVETNAQASRILFDGKRAVGVEYLQNGETKTALASDEVILSAGSINSPQLLQLSGVGPSALLKGLGIPVVHANENVGANLQDHVGINYTFKGKVPTLNQILRPWWGKLLVGMQYILTRSGPLSLSMNHGGGFFRTDPAFSRPNMQLYFQAFSTVIPKSGERPILTPDPWPGFSIGLSNCRPSSRGEIMIRSSNPLDYPKITANAYSTNADVEEMLAAVKFVRKIASMPAMAEIIREEVLPGPSIQSDADLITDFRKRSGTVYHPVSTCRMGPDPTRAVVDPRLKVHGLEGVRVIDASIFPDNITGNTNAASIMTGWKGAELVLEDQK; encoded by the coding sequence ATGCAGATCTATGACTTCATCATCGTCGGCTCCGGCTCGGCCGGCTCGGTGCTCGCCGACAAACTGTCGGCCTCGGGCCGCTTCTCGGTGCTGGTGCTGGAGGCCGGCGGCACCGACCGGCGCTTCTACGTGCAGATGCCGCTTGGCTACGGCAAGACCTTCTTCGATCCGGCCGTCAACTGGAACTACAAGACCGAAGCCGATCCCGGCCTCGGCGGCAATGTCGACCACTGGCCGCGCGGCAAGCTGCTCGGCGGGTCGAGCTCGATCAACGCCATGGTGTGGATCCGCGGTGCGCGTGAGGACTTCGACGATTGGCGTGCCGCCGGCAATCCCGGCTGGGGCTACGACGATCTGCTGCCGGCCTTCAAAGCACTCGAGGACAATGAGGCCGGCGCCGACAAATGGCGCGGCACCGGCGGTCCCCTGCACATCAGCGAGACGGCGAACGCCGTCCATCCCCTGACCAAGCGCTATCTTGCCGCCGGCCAGCAGGCCGGCCTGCCGCTCAATTCCGATTTCAACGGCGCTGCCCAGGAAGGCGTCGGCACCTACCAGATCTCGACCAAAAACGGCCGCCGCATGTCGGCCGCGCGGGCCTTCCTGCGCCCCGCGATGAAGCGCGCAAACGTCCGCGTCGAGACCAACGCACAGGCCAGCCGCATCCTGTTCGACGGCAAGCGCGCCGTCGGTGTCGAATACCTGCAGAACGGTGAGACGAAGACGGCCCTCGCGAGCGACGAGGTCATCCTTTCCGCCGGTTCGATCAATTCGCCGCAGCTGCTGCAATTGTCCGGCGTCGGCCCCTCGGCACTCCTGAAGGGGCTGGGCATCCCAGTCGTCCATGCCAACGAGAATGTCGGCGCCAATTTGCAGGATCATGTCGGCATCAACTACACCTTCAAGGGCAAGGTGCCGACGCTCAACCAGATCCTGCGCCCGTGGTGGGGCAAGCTGCTGGTCGGCATGCAGTACATCCTCACCCGTTCGGGTCCGCTGTCGCTGTCGATGAACCATGGCGGCGGCTTCTTCCGCACCGACCCGGCGTTCTCGCGCCCCAACATGCAGCTCTATTTCCAGGCCTTCTCGACCGTCATCCCGAAGAGCGGCGAGCGGCCGATCCTGACGCCCGACCCGTGGCCCGGCTTCTCCATCGGCCTGTCCAACTGCCGCCCGTCGAGCCGTGGCGAGATTATGATCCGCTCCAGCAACCCGCTGGACTATCCAAAGATCACCGCCAACGCCTATTCCACCAATGCCGATGTCGAGGAGATGCTGGCGGCGGTGAAATTCGTGCGCAAGATCGCCTCGATGCCGGCCATGGCCGAAATCATCAGGGAAGAGGTCCTGCCCGGTCCGTCGATCCAATCGGACGCGGACCTGATCACCGATTTCAGGAAACGTTCCGGCACCGTCTATCACCCGGTTTCGACCTGCCGCATGGGGCCTGATCCCACGCGCGCCGTCGTCGATCCCCGACTGAAAGTGCATGGGCTTGAAGGCGTGCGCGTCATCGACGCCTCGATCTTTCCCGACAACATCACGGGCAACACCAATGCAGCCTCCATCATGACCGGATGGAAGGGCGCTGAACTGGTTCTGGAGGACCAAAAATGA